From Catharus ustulatus isolate bCatUst1 chromosome 17, bCatUst1.pri.v2, whole genome shotgun sequence, the proteins below share one genomic window:
- the BHLHE23 gene encoding class E basic helix-loop-helix protein 23: MAELKSLGSEAYLALAPGYGPSAFAYGAVRGGAEGPRGAFAGGGGADFHAGPMGKSAESSGEQSGDEEDGFEAGVKGGPGFEREGKLKGAALGKKPKEQRSLRLSINARERRRMHDLNDALDGLRSVIPYAHSPSVRKLSKIATLLLAKNYILMQAQALEEMRRLVAYLNQGQALSAPLPATLNPFGQSPVYPFGGAAVPGCPEKCTAFTGAASALCKHCNDKP, from the coding sequence ATGGCTGAGCTCAAGTCGCTGGGCAGCGAGGCGTACCTGGCGCTGGCCCCGGGCTACGGACCCTCGGCTTTCGCCTACGGGGCGGTGCGCGGGGGCGCAGAGGGCCCGCGGGGCGCGTtcgcggggggcggcggggcggacTTCCACGCCGGGCCCATGGGCAAGTCGGCGGAGAGCAGCGGCGAGCAGAGCGGCGACGAGGAGGACGGCTTCGAGGCGGGCGTGAAGGGCGGCCCGGGCTTCGAGCGAGAGGGGAAGCTGAAGGGGGCAGCGCTGGGCAAGAAGCCCAAGGAGCAGCGCTCGCTGCGGCTCAGCATCAACGCGCGGGAGCGGCGGAGGATGCACGACCTGAACGACGCGCTGGACGGGCTGCGCTCCGTCATCCCCTACGCGCACAGCCCCTCGGTGCGCAAACTGTCCAAAATCGCCACGCTGCTCCTGGCCAAGAACTACATCCTCATGCAGGCGCAGGCCCTGGAGGAGATGCGGCGGCTGGTGGCGTACCTGAACCAGGGCCAGGCGCTGAGCGCCCCGCTGCCCGCCACCCTCAACCCCTTCGGACAGTCGCCCGTGTACCCCTTCGGCGGCGCGGCCGTGCCCGGCTGCCCCGAGAAATGCACTGCCTTCACAGGAGCCGCGTCCGCCCTCTGCAAACACTGTAACGACAAGCCTTGA